A stretch of DNA from Microbacterium croceum:
CGCGCGCTCGCCACGCTGTTCCCCGACGCCTCACTCGTGGAGATCGCGCACGTCGGGCACCTGATCCATTACGAGACGCCGGCGGAAGCCGCCGGCGCGATCCGTCGATTCCTCAGGATTCCCGTCGCGCGAGGCCGATGAGCCCGGCCACCCGGAAGGGGATGACCTCGCCCATCGCGAGCGAGGTCTCGGTGCGCTCGACTCCTTCGATCGAGAGGATCCTCGCATCCGTGTCGAACAGATGACGCGCGTCGCGGCAGGCCACGCGCGCGAGTAGATCGATCGATCCGCTCAGTCCGTGCGCCTGCACGACTTCGGGGATGCGTGCGAGCTCGTTGATGATGCGCGGAAGCTCCGTCTGACGCACGCCGATGCTGACGAAGGCCTGCAGCGGGAACCCGAGCACCTCCGGCGCGAACGAGCGCTCGTACGAGAGGAAGATCCCGGTCTGCTCCAAACGGGCCATCCGTGCCTGAATCGTGTTGCGGGAGAGGCCGAGATTCTCGGCGAGAGCGACGATCGTGATGCGCGGATCGTCGGCCAGCGCGGCGAGAAGCTCGAGATCGATACGGTCCAGTCCAGGCATAGTGCCAAACCTTAGCAGGACGCGATCCCTCGATATTGAGCAACATGCTCAACCGCACTTCCATTGCTTGAGCGAGGTGTTGAGCAGACGTACGCTCAGACCAGACCGGTGATGACGCCGGGTGCCGCGCGCACAGCCCTTCGCGGCTGCTGAGACTTGGAGGACGATGATGTCACCGCAGATCACGCCCATCGCCGATTCGACCCAGGATCTGGAGCGCACCGAGCGCCTCCTGGCTCCGGATGGAACGCGTCTCGCGCACCCGGATCTCGACCCCTTCGTCGCGGACGTCGACGCGTCACAGCTGCGCGCGCTTCTGCGCGACATGGTGATCCTCCGCCGCATCGATGCGGAGGGCGTGGCTCTGCAGCGTCAGGGACAGCTCGGCCTCTGGGCCCCGTGCCAGGGGCAGGAGGCGACGCAGATCGGCACCGCGCGCGCACTGGCACCCCAGGACTACGTCTTCCCGAGCTATCGCGAGACCGGTGTCATCTACGCCCGCGGCGCGCAACCGGGGGACTTCGTGCGGATGTGGCGCGGCGAGGAGGGTGCAGGGCACGACCCGGCTGCGCTGCGCGTCGCCCCCCTGCAGATCATCATCGGCGCTCAGACCCTGCACGCCGTCGGCTATGCGCTCGGCATCCGCCATGACGGCGCCGACGAGGTTGCGGTGACCTACTTCGGCGACGGCGCGACCAGCCAAGGCGACGTCAACGAGGCGATGATCTTCGCTGCGTCGTACCAGGCGCCGGTCGTCTTCGTGTGCCAGAACAACCACTGGGCGATCTCCGAGCCGGTCGCGGTGCAGTCGCAGTACCCGATCGCGGGGCGTGCGCCCGGTTTCGGCATCCCGAGCCTGCGTGTGGACGGCAACGACGTGCTCGCCTGCATGGCGGCGATGCGCTGGGCGCTCGCGCATGCCAGGTCCGGCAAGGGACCCGCCTACATCGAGGCGGTCACGTATCGGATGGGTCCGCACACGACGGCGGATGATCCCACCCGCTACCGCGACGAGGCGGAGCTGGAGGAGTGGCGCCGTCGCGACCCGATCGCGCGCCTCGACGCGCACCTGCGCAGCATCGGCGAGCTCGACGAGGCGCATCTCGCGGAGATCCAGTCGGCCGCCGACGTCGTCGCCAAGGACATGCGCGCAGCCTGCCTGGGCATGGTGACCCGTGCGCCCCTCGCGGTCTTCGACGGCGTGTACGCCGAGCCGCATGCGGGATTGGACCGCCAGCGCGACGAGTACGCCGCGTATCTGGCGAGCTTCGAGAGCGAGGCGTGACCATGGCGGAGATGACCCTGGGCAAGGCCCTCGGTGCCGGTCTGCGTCGGGCGATGCAGGATGACGAGAAGGTCGTGCTGCTCGGGGAGGACATCGGAAAGCTCGGCGGCGTGTTCCGCATCACCGACGGACTGCTCGACGAGTTCGGTGCTCAGCGCGTGATCGACACTCCGCTGGCGGAGTCCGGAATCGTCGGCACCGCGGTGGGGCTGGCCTTCCGCGGCTACCGGCCGGTCGTGGAGATCCAGTTCGACGGCTTCGTCTACCCGGCGTTCGATCAGATCGTCGCCCAGGTCGCCAAACTGCACTACCGCACTCAGGGGCGGGTGAAGATGCCTCTCACGATCCGCATCCCGTGGGCCGGAGGGATCGGCGCTGCCGAGCACCACTCCGAATCGCCCGAGGCCTACTTCGTCCACACCGCCGGCCTCCGGGTCGTCGCCGTGTCGAATCCGGCCGATGCCTACCGGAGTCTGCGCCAGGCGATCGCCTCCGATGACCCGGTGATCTTCTTCGAGCCGAAGCGGCTGTACCACCACAAGGGCGAGGTCGATCTGGACGCGTCTCTGGCGGATGCGCCGCCGATGGGACTGGCGAGCGTGGTGCGCGCCGGTCGCGACGTCTCGCTCATCACGTACGGTGCGATGGTGGGCACCGCCCTGCAGGCGGCAGAAGCCGCAGAGGACGAGGGCGTGTCGATCGAGGTCATCGATCTGCGCTCCCTCTCACCCGTCGACTACGACTCCGTTGCGGCATCCGTGCGCAAGACCGGTCGCGTCGTGGTCGCCCACGAGGCTTCGCGAGAAGCCGGTGTCGCCGCCGAGGTGATCGCGAGCATCACGGAGCGCTGCTTCGAGTACCTCGAGTCCGCACCGTTGCGGGTGACCGGGCACGACATCCCGTACCCACCCGCGAAGCTGGAGAAGTTCCACCTGCCCGACCTCGATCGCCTGCTCGATGCCGTGGATCGTGTGCTCGACCGGCCCAACAGCCTCACGGAGGTGGACGCATGATCGCCGAGTTCCGACTGCCCGACCTCGGTGAGGGGCTCACGGAAGCGGAGGTCGTCCAGTGGCTGGTCGCGCCCGGTGACGCTGTCACGCTGAATCAGACGCTCGCCGAGGTCGAGACCGCCAAGGCCGTCGTCGAACTGCCGTCACCGTATGCGGGCACCGTGTCGACGCTGCACGCAGATGCGGGGGAGACGATCGCCGTCGGCGCACCGCTCATCGCGTTCGACGTCGAGGGGGAGGATGACGACGCGCCAGAGCCGATCGTCGAGGAGAAGGCGCAGCCGAACCTGGTCGGGTACGGCGCAGCGCCGTCGACCAACGCCCGTCCGGCTCGTCGAGCGCGCCGCATCTCCGGTGCCACCGCCGCCGCCGACACTGCGGTGCTCGAAGCGGCGCCGCACGACGCTGCGCCTTCCGCCACTGCCGAGCACGTGATCGAGCGGCCGCGATCGACGCCTCCCGTGCGAGCCCACGCCAAGCGCCTCGGGATCGACCTCGTGCTCGTCGCCGCTGCCGTCGGCGACCGCCTGATCACCCGCAACGACGTGGATGCCTACGCCGAGCGCACAGGTGCCGGCCGAAGCGACGCATCGATGCCGGCGCGCGACGGTTCCGGTGTCCCTGCATCGCCCGCCGCACTCGGCTCGGACGAGAGGACGCACGAGCGCGAGACGAGGATCCCGATCCGCGGAGTGCGAAAGCACACGGCGGCAGCCATGGTGGCCAGTGCCTTCACGGCACCGCACGTGACGGTGTTCCACACGGTCGATGTCACCGAGACGATGGATCTGCTCGCCGGTCTCCGCGAGGACCGGGTGCTCTCCGCCCATCGCATCGGTCTGCTCGCTGTGATCGCGAAGGTCGTCTGTCTCGCTCTGGGGCGCACTCCCGGGCTCAACGCGCACTGGGACGAGGCCGCCGGTGAGATCGTCCAGTATCACTACGTCGATCTGGGCATCGCAGCCGCCACCGAGCGCGGCCTCATCGTGCCGAACATCCGCGACGCGGACCGTCTGTCGCTCGTCGAGCTGAGCGAGGCGCTCAGAAGTCTCGCCGAGACCGCTCGTGCGGGTAGGACATCCCCGGCGGAACTGCTCGGCGGCACCTTCTCGATCTCGAACATCGGGGTCTTCGGGGTCGATGCGGGAACACCGATCCTGCCGCCGGGGCAGTCCGGGATCCTCGCCGTGGGAGCTGTGCGTCGTCAGCCCTGGGAGCACCGCGGAGAGATCGCGCTGCGTCAGGTGATGACTCTGAGCCTGTCCTTCGACCACCGTCTCGTCGACGGGGCGGAAGGTGCGCGCTTCCTCAAGAACGTCGCCGACGTGCTGGAGCAGCCCGGGCGGGCGATGCTTCTCAGGTAGGGGCGCGCAACGCGGCATCCGCCATCGCGGCCAGCACGGTCGCGGTGGCGGTCTGCTGTCTGGTGGTGGCCCGCGTGCTGTGGGGCGTCGAGTTGATCAGGCCGAAGCACGCTTGAACGCGCAGTCGCAGCTCTTCCGGCGTGGCGGGCAGGAGGGGAGCGAGCGCGTCGATCCACACGCCGATGTAGGTGCGCTGCAGCCGTCGCACCGCGGCGCGGTCCTCGTCGGACAGATGGGCGACGTCTCGGTCTTGCACCTGGATGACCTCAGCGTTGCCGAGAGCGAAGTCCACGTGGAAGCGGATCAGTGCCCGCATCCGCTCTTCCGGCTCTGCGGGCGCCTCGGCGACGCGTGTTCCTCCGGCGACGAGGTCGTTGCTCACCTTGACGAGCACGGCACCGAGGAGCGCCTGCTTTCCGGCGAAGTGCCGGTAGACGGCGGGACCGGAGACGCCGACGGCAGCGCCGATGTCCTCGAGACTGACGCCGTTGTACCCGCCCACGGCGAAGAGCCGCGCGGCTTCATGGAGGATCGCATCGGAGCGCTCGGCTTTGGCGCGATCTCGGGCAGTCGTCGGGGTTGTCATTCCAGTTAATCCTCGCTAACCTGAATGTACGGGTTAGTGAACACTAACCGAATCAGCACGCGGAGCGCCACCGTGGGTCGCTTCGTGACGTGGGTCGAGGAGGACTTCACGATGCCCGCCACCCAGGAATCTCTGGCGCAAGCGCTGCGCGATCGTCTCGCGACGGCGGCGCTGGGAGGACCGGCCGCCTCCCGCGAACGTCACGTCGCCCGTGGAAAGCTTCTGCCGCGCGAACGCGTCGCCCGACTGCTCGACGAGGGCAGCCCGTTCCTCGAGGTCGCACCTCTCGCCGCGGACGGCCTGTACGGGGGAGAGGCGCCGGGAGCGGGTGTGATCGCCGGCATCGGCCTGGTGCACGGTCGCCACGTGATGGTCGTCTGCAACGACGCCACCGTCAAGGGCGGCACGTACTACCCGATGACCGTCAAGAAGCACCTGCGCGCGCAGGAGATCGCCAGGGAGAACCGGCTGCCGTGCCTGTATCTCGTGGACTCGGGCGGGGCCTTCCTCCCTCGACAGGACGAGGTGTTCCCCGACCGGGACCACTTCGGACGCATCTTCTTCAACCAGGCGAACATGTCGGCGCAGGGCATCCCTCAGCTCGCCGCCGTCCTCGGATCCTGCACGGCCGGGGGCGCCTACGTACCGGCGATGAGCGATGAGACGGTCATCGTGCGCGGACAGGGCACGATCTTCCTCGGCGGACCTCCGCTGGTCAAGGCGGCGATCGGGGAGATCGTCACGGCGGAGGAGCTGGGCGGCGGAGAGCTCCACGCCCGGCGCAGCGGAGTGGTCGATCATCTGGCAGAGGACGACGAGCACGCGCTCGAGATCCTCAGAGACATCGTCGCCACGCTGCCTCCGCCCGCGGAGCCTGCCTGGGAGGTCATCGACAGTCGGGAACCGGAGGAGCGGTCGTCGCTGTACGACGTGGTCCCCGTCGATGTGAATGCCGCATACGACGTGCACGAGGTCATCAGTCGGTTGGTCGACGCCGACAGCTTCCGCGAGTTCAAGGCCGAGTACGGCACGACTCTCGTCACCGGATTCGCGCGACTCCACGGGCATCCCATCGGCATCATCGCCAACAACGGTGTGCTGTTCAGCGAATCCGCGCAGAAGGGCGCTCACTTCATCGAGTTGAGCGATCAGCGCGGCATCCCGCTGCTGTTCCTGCAGAACATCACCGGGTTCATGGTCGGTTCGGAGGCCGAGGCCGGCGGCATCGCCAAGGACGGCGCCAAGATGGTCACGGCAGTCGCGAGCACCAGAGTGCCCAAGCTGACCGTGATCATCGGCGGCTCGTTCGGCGCCGGGAACTACTCGATGTGCGGCCGCGCATACTCGCCACGGTTCCTGTGGACCTGGCCTGCGAGCCGGATCTCCGTGATGGGCGGACAACAGGCGGCGTCCGTGCTCGCCACGGTCAAGGAGGATCAG
This window harbors:
- a CDS encoding Lrp/AsnC family transcriptional regulator, which gives rise to MPGLDRIDLELLAALADDPRITIVALAENLGLSRNTIQARMARLEQTGIFLSYERSFAPEVLGFPLQAFVSIGVRQTELPRIINELARIPEVVQAHGLSGSIDLLARVACRDARHLFDTDARILSIEGVERTETSLAMGEVIPFRVAGLIGLARRES
- the pdhA gene encoding pyruvate dehydrogenase (acetyl-transferring) E1 component subunit alpha, translated to MSPQITPIADSTQDLERTERLLAPDGTRLAHPDLDPFVADVDASQLRALLRDMVILRRIDAEGVALQRQGQLGLWAPCQGQEATQIGTARALAPQDYVFPSYRETGVIYARGAQPGDFVRMWRGEEGAGHDPAALRVAPLQIIIGAQTLHAVGYALGIRHDGADEVAVTYFGDGATSQGDVNEAMIFAASYQAPVVFVCQNNHWAISEPVAVQSQYPIAGRAPGFGIPSLRVDGNDVLACMAAMRWALAHARSGKGPAYIEAVTYRMGPHTTADDPTRYRDEAELEEWRRRDPIARLDAHLRSIGELDEAHLAEIQSAADVVAKDMRAACLGMVTRAPLAVFDGVYAEPHAGLDRQRDEYAAYLASFESEA
- a CDS encoding alpha-ketoacid dehydrogenase subunit beta, whose product is MAEMTLGKALGAGLRRAMQDDEKVVLLGEDIGKLGGVFRITDGLLDEFGAQRVIDTPLAESGIVGTAVGLAFRGYRPVVEIQFDGFVYPAFDQIVAQVAKLHYRTQGRVKMPLTIRIPWAGGIGAAEHHSESPEAYFVHTAGLRVVAVSNPADAYRSLRQAIASDDPVIFFEPKRLYHHKGEVDLDASLADAPPMGLASVVRAGRDVSLITYGAMVGTALQAAEAAEDEGVSIEVIDLRSLSPVDYDSVAASVRKTGRVVVAHEASREAGVAAEVIASITERCFEYLESAPLRVTGHDIPYPPAKLEKFHLPDLDRLLDAVDRVLDRPNSLTEVDA
- a CDS encoding dihydrolipoamide acetyltransferase family protein, producing the protein MIAEFRLPDLGEGLTEAEVVQWLVAPGDAVTLNQTLAEVETAKAVVELPSPYAGTVSTLHADAGETIAVGAPLIAFDVEGEDDDAPEPIVEEKAQPNLVGYGAAPSTNARPARRARRISGATAAADTAVLEAAPHDAAPSATAEHVIERPRSTPPVRAHAKRLGIDLVLVAAAVGDRLITRNDVDAYAERTGAGRSDASMPARDGSGVPASPAALGSDERTHERETRIPIRGVRKHTAAAMVASAFTAPHVTVFHTVDVTETMDLLAGLREDRVLSAHRIGLLAVIAKVVCLALGRTPGLNAHWDEAAGEIVQYHYVDLGIAAATERGLIVPNIRDADRLSLVELSEALRSLAETARAGRTSPAELLGGTFSISNIGVFGVDAGTPILPPGQSGILAVGAVRRQPWEHRGEIALRQVMTLSLSFDHRLVDGAEGARFLKNVADVLEQPGRAMLLR
- a CDS encoding TetR/AcrR family transcriptional regulator; this translates as MTTPTTARDRAKAERSDAILHEAARLFAVGGYNGVSLEDIGAAVGVSGPAVYRHFAGKQALLGAVLVKVSNDLVAGGTRVAEAPAEPEERMRALIRFHVDFALGNAEVIQVQDRDVAHLSDEDRAAVRRLQRTYIGVWIDALAPLLPATPEELRLRVQACFGLINSTPHSTRATTRQQTATATVLAAMADAALRAPT
- a CDS encoding carboxyl transferase domain-containing protein, with product MPATQESLAQALRDRLATAALGGPAASRERHVARGKLLPRERVARLLDEGSPFLEVAPLAADGLYGGEAPGAGVIAGIGLVHGRHVMVVCNDATVKGGTYYPMTVKKHLRAQEIARENRLPCLYLVDSGGAFLPRQDEVFPDRDHFGRIFFNQANMSAQGIPQLAAVLGSCTAGGAYVPAMSDETVIVRGQGTIFLGGPPLVKAAIGEIVTAEELGGGELHARRSGVVDHLAEDDEHALEILRDIVATLPPPAEPAWEVIDSREPEERSSLYDVVPVDVNAAYDVHEVISRLVDADSFREFKAEYGTTLVTGFARLHGHPIGIIANNGVLFSESAQKGAHFIELSDQRGIPLLFLQNITGFMVGSEAEAGGIAKDGAKMVTAVASTRVPKLTVIIGGSFGAGNYSMCGRAYSPRFLWTWPASRISVMGGQQAASVLATVKEDQLAARGEGWSAQERSAFEEPIREQYEAQGEPYYATARLWDDGIVDPEQTRDLLGLALDVVARTPLPEPRFGVFRM